DNA sequence from the Chryseobacterium indicum genome:
GAAAACTGATTATGAAATTTCGAAGAACTTCCGCCAATCAGCAATTTCTTAAGATTTTGATTTGTCAGATATTTTAAAAAGGCGTTTCCTGCGTTAAAATCAATGAAATATTTTGCGCGGTTTACTGCTGCTCCCAACTTTTTAAGATGATCCATATTCAAAACCTGAAAACGTCTTGCGCTCACAATTTTCTGTGCAGTTTTTACTCCGATTCCCGGAATTCTTAAAATCATCTGGTAATCAGCAGTTTGAAGATTAACAGGAAACTGATCTAAATGTCGCAAAGCCCAGCTTAATTTGGGATCTACTTCAAGATCTAAAAACGGCATATTCGGATCCAGTATTTCTTCGGCTTTAAAACCATAAAAACGCATAAGCCAATCCGACTGATACAAACGGTTTTCACGAAGCATCGGAACTTCAGTCGTAAGCGCAGGTAATCTTTTATCTTCCAAAACAGGAACATAACCTGAATAATACACTCTTTTCAGACTGAAATTTTTATAAAAATGATCGGCAACTTTAATGATCTGTAAATCATTTTCATTCGTTGCACCTACAATCATTTGTGTAGATTGGCCTGCAGGAGCAAATTTTGGCGTTTTCCGGAAAAGTTTTTTCTCATCTTTATATTGTGCAATCCCGTTCTGTATATATTTCATCGGATTAAGCATATCCTGTCTGTTTTTTTCAGGAGCCAGCAATTTCAGTCCGCTTTCGGTTGGGATTTCAAGATTGACGGATAAACGGTCGGCGTACAAAGCAGCTTCCTGCATCAGTTCATCACTTGCTCCGGGAATCGATTTTAAATGAATGTAACCATTAAAGTTTTCTTCAAGACGCAGTTTTTTTGCCACACGAACCAGACGTTCCATCGTCGTATCCGCGTTTTTAAAAATTCCTGAACTTAAAAATAAGCCTTCAATATAATTTCTGCGGTAAAAATTGATCGTTAAATCTACCACTTCCTCCACAGTAAAAGCAGCTCTTTTAATATCATTTGAACTTCTGGAAACACAGTAAGCGCAATCGTAAATGCAATGATTGGTTAATAGAATTTTGAGAAGAGAAACACATCGTCCGTCTTCCGTATAAGTATGGCAGATTCCGCTTGCGGAGCTGTCTCCCAAAGCACCTTTTTTATTCTTTCTCGAACCACCGCTTGATGAGCAGGAAACATCATATTTCGCTGCATCGGCAAGGATCTCAAGTTTTTCTTTCAGGCGGTCAAAATTCATTTCGCATTCTTTTTTTACTGATTTCTATTATCCATAAATCACATTAAATTTCAAGAAAATATTCAGATGATAAAAGTCTTTGATTTTTTAAAACTGATGTATCTTATTTTTTAGTTCATTTAATTTAATTCTAATGTGACTTAAGTGTTTAAAAAAATAAACTTAATTAGATTTAAAATTTTATATTTTCTGGTCAAATTTAATTCCAAAATTGATAAATGTCAATCTTTTTTGATAGAAGTTATCAACAGTTTAAAGTGACAAATTTAGTATATTTACGCTCATTAAATTTATGTTATGAATCATAAACCCGTTGAAGGTTTTTCCAAATTAACAAAGCAGGGGAAAATCGACTGGCTCGTAAACGAGTATCTTGAAGGAAACGAAGAATATCAAAATATATTAAACCAATACTGGAACGAAAATGCTGATTTGCAGAAACTTCACGACGAATTTTCTGAAAATACTATTTCCAATTTCTATATGCCTTACGGAATTGCTCCGAATTTCCTCATCGATGGAAAACTGTTTGCGCTTCCGATGGCAGTGGAAGAAAGTTCTGTAGTAGCGGCAGCTTCAAAGGCAGCAAAATTCTGGATTGATAAAGGAGGTTTTAAAACTACAATCATCAACAACGAAAAACTGGGGCATACCCACTTTATTTTTAATGTTGAATCTCATAAACTGCTTCATTTTTTTAATTTTAAACTGAAGAAAAAATTACTGGAAGCGACGGAAGACATCACAGCGAATATGAGAAAGCGCGGTGGTGGGATTTTAGACATTAAACTGGTCGATAAAACATCCGAAATGCCCAATTATTATCAGTTGAAAGCAAGTTTTGATACGGTAGATTCGATGGGCGCGAACTTCATCAATTCCTGTCTGGAACAGTTTGGAAAAACTTTAAAGCAGGAAGTTGCGGTAAGTGAAGATTTTTCTCAGGAAGAAAAGAATTCTCTGCAGATCGTGATGAATATTCTGTCCAATTTTACTCCGGATTGTATCGTAAGAGCTGAGGTTTCCTGCAAAATCGAAGATCTGAAAGACGACAGCGGAATTTCCAACGAAGAATTTGCATGGAAATTCAAACAGGCGGTAACGATTGCTGAAATTGAGCCTTTCCGTGCGACCACTCACAATAAAGGAATTATGAATGGAGTAGACGCGGTTGTAATTGCAACAGGAAACGATTTCCGTGCAACAGAAGCCTGTGCTCACGCATACGCAGCGAGAAACGGAAGATATTCTTCTCTCACACATTGTACCACAGACAACGGAATTTTCAGATTCTGGATCGATCTTCCGATTTCGGTAGGTGTTGTTGGCGGTTTAACGAATCTTCATCCTTTGGTAAAGTTCTCTTTGGCGCTTCTTGGAAAACCTTCTGCTCAGGAATTAATGAGTATTTTGGCGGTTTCCGGATTAGCTCAGAATTTTGGAGCGTTACGATCTTTGGTGACAACAGGAATTCAGAAAGGACATATGAAAATGCATCTTTTCAATATTCTGAATCAGTTTAATGCAACTGAAGAGGAAAAGCAATATTTTGTGACGTATTTTAAAGATAAAACAGTGAGTCATCATGAGGTGATTGCGGAATTGGAGAAGTTGAGAAACAAGTGAGTTTAGCCACGCTTTTAA
Encoded proteins:
- a CDS encoding hydroxymethylglutaryl-CoA reductase, degradative; its protein translation is MNHKPVEGFSKLTKQGKIDWLVNEYLEGNEEYQNILNQYWNENADLQKLHDEFSENTISNFYMPYGIAPNFLIDGKLFALPMAVEESSVVAAASKAAKFWIDKGGFKTTIINNEKLGHTHFIFNVESHKLLHFFNFKLKKKLLEATEDITANMRKRGGGILDIKLVDKTSEMPNYYQLKASFDTVDSMGANFINSCLEQFGKTLKQEVAVSEDFSQEEKNSLQIVMNILSNFTPDCIVRAEVSCKIEDLKDDSGISNEEFAWKFKQAVTIAEIEPFRATTHNKGIMNGVDAVVIATGNDFRATEACAHAYAARNGRYSSLTHCTTDNGIFRFWIDLPISVGVVGGLTNLHPLVKFSLALLGKPSAQELMSILAVSGLAQNFGALRSLVTTGIQKGHMKMHLFNILNQFNATEEEKQYFVTYFKDKTVSHHEVIAELEKLRNK
- a CDS encoding putative DNA modification/repair radical SAM protein; the encoded protein is MNFDRLKEKLEILADAAKYDVSCSSSGGSRKNKKGALGDSSASGICHTYTEDGRCVSLLKILLTNHCIYDCAYCVSRSSNDIKRAAFTVEEVVDLTINFYRRNYIEGLFLSSGIFKNADTTMERLVRVAKKLRLEENFNGYIHLKSIPGASDELMQEAALYADRLSVNLEIPTESGLKLLAPEKNRQDMLNPMKYIQNGIAQYKDEKKLFRKTPKFAPAGQSTQMIVGATNENDLQIIKVADHFYKNFSLKRVYYSGYVPVLEDKRLPALTTEVPMLRENRLYQSDWLMRFYGFKAEEILDPNMPFLDLEVDPKLSWALRHLDQFPVNLQTADYQMILRIPGIGVKTAQKIVSARRFQVLNMDHLKKLGAAVNRAKYFIDFNAGNAFLKYLTNQNLKKLLIGGSSSKFHNQFSQQLTLF